The Pichia kudriavzevii chromosome 3, complete sequence nucleotide sequence CGCGTTCAATAGTTCatccagttttttttcgGTTAGCCATGTCGACGCTTTGAAATCGTTAATATCAGAAACAAATTGCAATAACCAAGTTTTTAAAAATTCTGTTTTGATAACCTGCATGTCTTTCTGTGCTGGCTCACGTATAAATAGTGAGAAGTCCCAAAAAAGAGACCACAAAAACTTGGTCATGTATCCATCGTTACTCTCAACTATATCCATACAAGTCACTCCTAAGATTGCGTTGTCTCCACTTTGAGAACTTCCAAAGTATGGGCTTTTTCGATCATTATTTAACCAATCCATTAAAACATTTACGTTCGAAACTCTCTGAAATTTCGAAAGTGTCTTCTTAGCCTTAGCCTTAGGGAAAATGTCTTCATATTCGGATAAAGAAAACGTCGGGACAATAGAAGTTCGGCAAAGTTTATTTATCAGGTGGATTAACAAAATACCATCACTAATTGTTTCCAATGTGGCTACGTGTTTCCCCGTTATTAGTGAtatccaattgaaaacagaatGTATATCGTGGTTTGCTTCTTCTGGTAACATTGGATAgaatatctttttcaaatagtATGTACTGAATGCCCAACTTCATTGAGTATTGAATATAGTTGCTTTCTCAGCAAACCTAATATTTATCTTGGCACCGAGGCTTGTTTCAAATTCGCTCTTGTCAATAACAGTCGAGCCCAGTAACCCACATCTTTCTATAAATCCGAGTATGTACTAGATAGAGAACTACACGCACATTTGTAAAGGGGAAGTAGGGAGAGGGGAAGGAGGGGAGGAGGGGGGTTGATAATAGTGAACGGCAATATATAGGAAAGATAGTACaataaaaacaacaacaattgcaGAAAACGTCACACTGTCGTTAGCTTGAGAAGAAGGGATGAGCCATTGCTTCCTTCGCAGTGAGTCGTAACTGATGATCGTAAACAAGTAAATGATCAATCAAGTCAATAACATGCGGCGCTGTAGCCATTGCTTTGTTGTCCTTATTAACGAAAGCAGACCAAGGCTTACGAGGATATTGTCCTAGTATATCATCGTATTCACTTGATAGGCGAATCCGATACTTATTAACGTActtcatcaaatcatcGGTACCTAGGACTTGTGCTATTTTAACCAACTGATCAGGATTGGAATCGCCCTTAAAGAAAGGTTCCttcttgaaaacaataGCGGCAAACATGGCGCCTACGGACCATAGATCGAGAGAGTAGTCGTACTGTTGTAGATTGATTAACAACTCTGGACCCTTGTGGTATCTCGATGCAACCCTGACATTAAAGTCCATTCCACGGTGGTAAAACTCAGCCAACCCCCAATCAATTAACTTCAATTGCTTGTTGACAGGATCGATCATTATATTCTGAGGTTTGACATCACGATGTATAATACCCATCGAATGTGAATAGTCTAGAGCTGTGAGCAACTGAGTGAAATAATACTGTAAGTCAggaatttggaattttggGTAAAGGATTCTAAAATCAACGTTATTAACCTTCTCAAATATTAATGCTGGAATTTTACTATCTCTGTCTTGAATAAGGTCGTACAGGTTGATGATGTTTGGACCGCCGGTTAAATTTTTTAAGATTGTGATTTCTCTATAAATCTTCTTTAGCTTTACAGGCTTCAAGACTTTAATAACACATGGTTTGTCATTGTTCACATTAACGCCAGTGAACACTTCTGAATATTTACCTCTACCAATTTTGGATATGATTTCATAGTTGCCAATGTCTCCCCAAGAAAGGGTGGTATTCTCGTAATCCCAGTAGCTTTTCGGTCTACGTTCGTTAGCATCGGCATAGACACGTGCCACTGAGTAGATCTTGTTTCCGGCGCTGTTTGTATCCATCGTTAACAAATGGATCCTGTTTTGCCACTTCTTTTGGAGGTGTTTCATGCTTATACATTTCAGTTTTCTTCATGGTGATCAAACTTGGGcgatttcaaaattacGTGGAGTGCGCGGCTGACTTTAGCatgaaattcaaaatatacACTGGAATATATAGTTACCGTTTCCGGCAATTCAACGCCAAGGCTCTtgttttgatattcttttcttaatACCTTTGAACTATAATTACTAAAACCAGACCCATTCTCCATTGCCGACCCATTTAGCATCGACATGTTTCCCTCCCCTAAAACGCACATAACTCAGAGATCCATTTTTTGTAAGTGGTTCGGTCGGAGTAATGTATTTCAAGGTACCTTCCCAAACATGCAGCTTAGGAATCCCCCATTCTTTACACTTGGAAGATACAAGGGAAAGCAATGtctcttcttgtttctttccGTATGACACTAAAACCAAAATGGAACATTCTAACTTATGGAATAAAGGGCTAACGACTATATAGTTAAGCTTGTCAGTATCATCGATAAACTTAAATCCCATTGTTATAGGATAGAGCACACTGTCCTTCCGAAGGGAATCTTTCGGTTCCTTACCGTCTGGCTCATGGGTGGCCCAGTATGAAACCCTCACTCTATTGGTCCACCAACCGTACAGTCCCTCAGTAGGAACGACAACGAACGCAGGTTCCTCCGTTTGTGAGAGGTCTTCTACTAACAGTTTTTGGAAATCCTCCACAACTTCCCGAAAGTcgttttttatttcaacCACGTTTTCATAGGTACCTGTGTAGATGTAATTGGTGCAACTCAAATCTCTAACCTTAACAGAATGATCAATCCACCCCCATTTGGAATAGTAATCGCCG carries:
- a CDS encoding uncharacterized protein (PKUD0C01730; similar to Saccharomyces cerevisiae YGR111W; ancestral locus Anc_3.456), with the translated sequence MCTFEETTDRPTIEACQAANYKTWGQPFTLKQYQYRDWLNYSTDYDKLGVNDHYFILKNDKGAVVSACEVIMRDSVVKTKDGLQKARTGTIGSVYTPHEYRGQGYASKLLTELSKHLDTKYLSNEWDCCLLYSEIGDYYSKWGWIDHSVKVRDLSCTNYIYTGTYENVVEIKNDFREVVEDFQKLLVEDLSQTEEPAFVVVPTEGLYGWWTNRVRVSYWATHEPDGKEPKDSLRKDSVLYPITMGFKFIDDTDKLNYIVVSPLFHKLECSILVLVSYGKKQEETLLSLVSSKCKEWGIPKLHVWEGTLKYITPTEPLTKNGSLSYVRFRGGKHVDAKWVGNGEWVWF
- a CDS encoding uncharacterized protein (PKUD0C01725; similar to Saccharomyces cerevisiae YOR061W (CKA2); ancestral locus Anc_5.662), producing the protein MKHLQKKWQNRIHLLTMDTNSAGNKIYSVARVYADANERRPKSYWDYENTTLSWGDIGNYEIISKIGRGKYSEVFTGVNVNNDKPCVIKVLKPVKLKKIYREITILKNLTGGPNIINLYDLIQDRDSKIPALIFEKVNNVDFRILYPKFQIPDLQYYFTQLLTALDYSHSMGIIHRDVKPQNIMIDPVNKQLKLIDWGLAEFYHRGMDFNVRVASRYHKGPELLINLQQYDYSLDLWSVGAMFAAIVFKKEPFFKGDSNPDQLVKIAQVLGTDDLMKYVNKYRIRLSSEYDDILGQYPRKPWSAFVNKDNKAMATAPHVIDLIDHLLVYDHQLRLTAKEAMAHPFFSS